In Marinibacterium anthonyi, the DNA window GTGCCGCGGCGGGAACAATACATCCGCGCCCGCCGGGCCGAAGAGATGGGCCTGGTCGGCATGATCGACGAATGGCGCGACGGGCTGACGACCGAAGCCATGATCGCCGCGATCCGCGGCCTGACCGCCCGTCCGCAACCGTCGCAATCCTTCCCGCCGGGGCTTCTGGACGGGCTGGACCATGTGACCGAACGGGTCGCCAGCCTGCTTGCGCTGCGCAGGGAGTGCGCCGCGGAATGACGAAGACCCCGCCGCTGGCCGTGCTCGTGAAGGGCTGGCCGCGCCTGTCCGAAACCTTCATCGCCCAGGAACTGGTCGCGCTGGAAGACGCCGGCCACCAGATGGCGCTGTGGTCCCTGCGCCACCCGACCGACACGGCGACCCATCCGCTGCACGATCGGCTGAAGGCGCAGGTGACCTATCTGCCGGAATACCTGCACGACGAACCCGGGCGCGTGCTGCGCGGGTGGTGGAAGGCCCGCCGCCTGCCCGGCTATGCCGACGCCTGGCGGTCCTGGCGTGCCGACCTGAAACGCGACCGCACGCGCAACCGGGTGCGCCGGTTCGGCCAGGCCTGCGTGCTGGCGGCCGAACTGCCCGAAGGCACGCGCGGGCTTTACGCGCATTTCATGCACACGCCGTCGTCGGTTGCCCGCTACGCGGCGATCCTGCGCGGCCTGCCCTGGTCGTTTTCGGCCCATGCCAAGGACATCTGGACATCGCCCGACTGGGAAAAGCGCGAAAAGCTGACGGCGGCGACCCATGGCGCGACCTTCGGCGCCACCTGCACCGCCTTCGGGGCCGATCATCTGCGCGGGCTGGCCGATGATCCGGGCCGGGTGGACCTGGTTTATCACGGGCTCGACCTGCACCGCTTTCCGCCGCCGCCCGACCGGCCCGTGCGCGGGGCGGATGCGCCGTTCCGGATCCTGTCGGTGGGTCGGCTGGTGGAAAAGAAGGGCTTTGACCGCCTGATCGAGGCGCTGGCCCTGCTGCCCAGGACGCTGGACTGGCACTGGGAACATATCGGCGGCGGCGGCGACAAGGCGGCGCTGGCGGCGCGGTCGGGCGCGTTGAAGATCGCGCACCGGATCACCTGGCGCGGGGCGCTGGCGCAACCCGACGTGATCGAGGCGATGCGGCGGGCCGACCTGTTCGTGCTGCCTTCGCGCGTGGCCCGGGACGGCGACCGCGACGGGCTGCCCAACGTGCTGATGGAAGCGGCGTCGCAGAAGCTGCCGATCCTGTCGACGCCGGTCTCGGCGATCCCGGAATTCATCGAGGACGGCGTGCACGGGTTCCTGTCGGCC includes these proteins:
- the pimB_2 gene encoding GDP-mannose-dependent alpha-(1-6)-phosphatidylinositol monomannoside mannosyltransferase, coding for MTKTPPLAVLVKGWPRLSETFIAQELVALEDAGHQMALWSLRHPTDTATHPLHDRLKAQVTYLPEYLHDEPGRVLRGWWKARRLPGYADAWRSWRADLKRDRTRNRVRRFGQACVLAAELPEGTRGLYAHFMHTPSSVARYAAILRGLPWSFSAHAKDIWTSPDWEKREKLTAATHGATFGATCTAFGADHLRGLADDPGRVDLVYHGLDLHRFPPPPDRPVRGADAPFRILSVGRLVEKKGFDRLIEALALLPRTLDWHWEHIGGGGDKAALAARSGALKIAHRITWRGALAQPDVIEAMRRADLFVLPSRVARDGDRDGLPNVLMEAASQKLPILSTPVSAIPEFIEDGVHGFLSADDLFALADAITQMATDPAVTTGLADAAFHRLTASFRMEPGIARLSARLTALCED